Genomic DNA from Caloranaerobacter ferrireducens:
CTAGCAACAAGTAAACCTTCATCTCCATCTAGTTCATTAAAAATATGCTCTACTGCTTCTAATTCAGAATATGATAAAGTACCTATTGCCATTTGAACTATTGCTTTTTTACGAGCCTCTTCCTCTATTTCTTCATTTTTAGCTCTTAAGATTTCCATTCCAACTATTGTTGCGCTATATTCAGCTAAAACTAAATCCTCTTCAGTAAATTCTCTACCAAACCTCGCAAGAACTAAAGTTCCTAGTCTAACTCCACCACTTATTATTGGCACAACTGTACTCAATTTGTTAGGGTAGTCACATTTAGACACTTGATCAAACACGCATTCTTCAACTTCCTTCGTATTTGCTTTAGTTTCATTAATCCTCAATAATTCATCATTATATTCTTTAGGAAATCTTCTCTCTTCAACTACTTCACTCTGTATAATATTACATTCAAAGCCTAAAGATAAAGCAAACCCTAATACTCTTCCCTTCTTACTAGCTATATAAACATTAGCCTCCAAAATTTCACTTAAAGTTGTGCTTAATTCTGAAAAAGAAACAGGTCTACTACCTGAATTTTGCAGAATTTTATTAAGTCTCCTTGTCTTCTGTAGTAAACTTTCACCCATATTAATCCTCCTTCATCAGATTATGTATTTTGACATATCTTTTTCTTTTATAATATCACTTAATTTCTCTCTAACATAATTTACATCAATTACTATCTCTTTTTCTTCAATATCTGGTGCTTCAAAAGATATATCTTCATGTAATTTTTCTAATATAGTGTGCAGTCTTCTGGCTCCTATATTTTCTGATTGTTCATTAATAAGATATGCAATTCTTGCTATTTCATTAATAGCTTCTTCAGTGTACGTTACTTTTATACCTTCTGTCTCTAACAATAATTGATATTGTTTAATAAGTGCATTTTGTGGCTTTGTTAATATTTCTTTAAAATTATCCTGAGTAAGATTCTCCAATTCTACTCGAATAGGAAATCTACCTTGTATTTCTGGTATTAAATCTGTAACTTTTGAAATATGAAAAGCTCCAGCTGCTATAAAAAGAATATGATCAGTTTTAACAGGACCGTATTTTGTCATAACAGTACTACCCTCAATAATTGGTAGAATGTCTCTTTGCACTCCTTCTCTTGATATGTCGGGACCAGAGCCATAATTCCTTCCAGCGATTTTGTCTATTTCATCAATAAAGATTATTCCATTTTCTTCAGCTCTTTTAATCCCTTCATTAATAACTTCATCCATATCTATAAGTTTCTGAGCCTCTTGAGAAGTTAATATTTTCTTCGCTTCTTTAATAGGAACTTTTCTTTTTTTAGTCATTTTTGGAATTATTCCACCTAATAAATCATTCACATTAATATTTAATTCCTCAATACCAATTCCACTAAACATTTCTATAGTAGAATTTTTACTTTCTTCAATCTCTATTTCAATAACTTTATTATCTAACTCATTACCAATAAGTTTTTTTCTAATTTCTTTCCTTCGTTTCTGAATTTCTTCATTTTCAATAGAATTATCGGTATTATATTGCTCATTTTTACTAGTACCAAAGAAAACATTTAGTGGATTTATAAAATCTTCTGTTTTTTTAGGTAGTGGAACTAAAATCTCAGCAATTCTATCTAAAGCAATATTACGCGCTTTATTATATACCATTTTAATTTTCTCTGATTTAACCATTCGAATAGATGTTTGCACTAAATCTCTCACCATTGATTCTACATCTCTACCTACATAACCTACTTCAGTAAATTTTGTTGCTTCTACTTTTACAAAAGGTGCATTCACTAATTTAGCTAATCTTCTCGCAATCTCAGTTTTTCCTACACCTGTTGGCCCTATCATCAATATATTTTTGGGTTTAACTTCCTCTTTAAACTCCTCATCTAGCAAACTTCTTCTATATCTATTTCTTAAGGCAATTGCAACAGATTTTTTTGCTTTCTGTTGGCCTATAATATATTTATCCAATTCTTTAACTATTTGTTTTGGAGTTAATTCATTCATAAAAAACACTCCTTTAAATCACTTCTACAGAAATATTACTATTAGTATACACACATATGGATGAAGCTATCAAGAGCGACTCTTTTACTATTTCTTCAATTGAAAGATTGGAATGTTTTAGCAAAGCTTTACCAGCCGCAAATGCATAACTACCACCTGAACCTATAGCAACTATACCATCTTCAGGCTCAATAACCTCACCATTGCCTGATATTACTAATAAAATATCTTTATTCCCTGCTATTAACATAGCTTCAAGTTTTCTTAAAATCTTATCATTTCTCCAATCCATTGCTAACTCTACAGCTGCTCTTTTTAGGTTGCCACTAAATTGTTCTAGCTTTTCTTCTAGTTTTTCAGATAAAGTCATTGCATCAGCTACAGAACCCGCGAATCCAACCACTACGGTATTATTATATAATTTTCTCACTTTTTTAGCTGTATGTTTCATAATAGTTTTATCTCCAAAAGTAACTTGGCCATCTCCAGCTATCGCAACCTTATTACCTTTCTTTACAGCAATAATTGTAGTTCCCCTAAACACAATTTCACCCCTATCCGCAACAATCAATACTATCATATTTTAACACATCAATCAACTAATATTTTATTCTCTTTGATAAATTTTTGTAAAACTTTTAAACTTCGTTCAGATTTCAACCTATTTCTTTCTTTTTTATTTTTTACTCTATGTTCTAATTCAGGCATTATTCCAAAATTTATATGCATAGGCTGAAAATCACTTATACTTCCATCAGCAATATAATTACTCAAAGAACCAAGTGCTGTTTCTTTTGGAAATATTATTGGCTCTTTATCTAATAATATCCTAGACATATTTATACCTGCCACTAATCCAGAAGCAGCTGACTCAACATATCCTTCAACACCTGTTATTTGGCCTGCAAACATTATATTCTTATATTCTTTTAATTGATAAGTTGGTTTCAAAACCTTTGGTGAATCAATATAAGTGTTACGATGCATCACGCCATATCTAACAAATTCCGCATTTTCTAAAGCAGGAATTAAACTGAATACTCTTTTTTGTTCACCCCATTTTAAATTAGTCTGAAAACCAACTATATTATATAAAGTTCCTTCTTTATTGTCTTGCCTTAACTGAACGACCGCATAATATTTTTCTTTTGTAATCGGGTTTTCTAAACCAACAGGCTTTAATGGACCATACAATAAAGTTTCTTTACCTCTTTTCGCCATCGTTTCTATTGGCATACAAGCCTCAAAAACAATCTGTTTTTCAAAATTTTTCAACGGATGTACTTCTGCTTTAATAAGTTCTTCATAAAAACGTTCATATTCTTCTTTATTCATAGGACAGTTTATATAATCAGCTTCTCCTTTATTGTACCTTGAACCTTTAAATGCTCTTTTCATATTAATTGATTCATAAGTTACAATTGGAGCCGCTGCATCATAAAAATATAAGTATTCAGCTTTAGTTAATTTAGAGATATTATCTGTTAAATCTTTAGATGTTAATGGTCCCGTAGCTATAATTACAAAACTATCAGTTGGTATTTCAGTTATTTCCTTTCTTATAAGTTCTATATTAGGATGATTACAAATCTTATTAGTTATCTCTTCTGAAAATCTTTCTCTATCAACTGCAAGAGCTCCTCCTGCAGGTACTTTATTATTATCAGCAGCTTCAATAATTAAGGAATTTAACATTCGCATTTCAGCTTTAAGTAATCCTACCGCATTCTCTAAACTATCTGATTTTAGCGAATTACTACACACTAACTCAGCTAATTTATCCGTATGATGTGCTTCTGTATTTTTAGCAGGTCTCATTTCAAATAGTTTAACTTTAATTCCTCTATTAGCTAACTGCCAACTTGCTTCACATCCTGCTAATCCTCCACCAATAACTATTACTTCATTTTTCATAATATCACCCTTTACTTTTCATTTGTTTCTTTTTTATACTTACATCCCTTATTAGAACATTTTATATAAGTACCTTTTTTATTTTTTTTCTTTACTAATATTCCTCCACACTCGGGACATTTGTCTCCAGTTGGCATATCCCATGAAACAAATGAGCATTCAGGATAGTTACTACATCCATAAAATTTCCTGCCTCTTTTAGTGTGTCTTTCTATCAATTCGCCCCCACATTCTGGACATTTTACACCTAACTCCTTCACAATCGGTTTCGTATTTTTACATTCTGGATATCCGGGACAAGCCAAGAATTTTCCGAATCTTCCATGTTTAATCACCATAAATCTCCCGCATTTTTCACATTTTATATCAGTAATCTCATTCTGAATTTCTATCTTATTCATCTCATTTTCTGCTTTTTCAAGACTTATTTTAAATTCTTTATAGAATTCGTTTATTACATCTTTCCAATTTAATAAACCTTCTTCAATTTTATCCAACTTATTTTCCATATCTGCAGTAAACTCTTCGTTAATGATATCTGTAAAATATTCTCGAAGTAACTCTGTTACTAAAATACCCAAATCTGTTGGTTTAAAATATTTATTTTCCAAAACTACATAACCTCTACTCAAAATAGTACTAATTGTAGGTGCATATGTACTAGGTCTACCTATTCCTAACTCTTCTAAAGTTCTAACCAAAGTAGATTCAGTATATCTTGCTGGCGGCTGTGTAAAATGTTGTTCAGACTGTATGTCTTTAATACTTACAGTTTCACCTTCATTAAGATTCGGGATTTCTATTTCTTTTTCTTGTTTATCATCTTTAAGTATTTTTAAATAACCATCAAATACGATTTTAGAACCAGAAGCTCTAAAAATATAATTTCCAGCACTGATCTTAACTGATAAAGTTTCATATAATGCAGGACTCATTTGACTTGCAATAAACCTTTCCCAAATAAGTTTATACAATTTATACTGATCAGCGCTTAAAGAATCTTTTATTTTTTCTGGTATTCTATTTACTAAA
This window encodes:
- the codY gene encoding GTP-sensing pleiotropic transcriptional regulator CodY; this encodes MGESLLQKTRRLNKILQNSGSRPVSFSELSTTLSEILEANVYIASKKGRVLGFALSLGFECNIIQSEVVEERRFPKEYNDELLRINETKANTKEVEECVFDQVSKCDYPNKLSTVVPIISGGVRLGTLVLARFGREFTEEDLVLAEYSATIVGMEILRAKNEEIEEEARKKAIVQMAIGTLSYSELEAVEHIFNELDGDEGLLVASKIADRVGITRSVIVNALRKFESAGVIESRSLGMKGTYIKILNDKLIDELKKVRS
- the hslU gene encoding ATP-dependent protease ATPase subunit HslU produces the protein MNELTPKQIVKELDKYIIGQQKAKKSVAIALRNRYRRSLLDEEFKEEVKPKNILMIGPTGVGKTEIARRLAKLVNAPFVKVEATKFTEVGYVGRDVESMVRDLVQTSIRMVKSEKIKMVYNKARNIALDRIAEILVPLPKKTEDFINPLNVFFGTSKNEQYNTDNSIENEEIQKRRKEIRKKLIGNELDNKVIEIEIEESKNSTIEMFSGIGIEELNINVNDLLGGIIPKMTKKRKVPIKEAKKILTSQEAQKLIDMDEVINEGIKRAEENGIIFIDEIDKIAGRNYGSGPDISREGVQRDILPIIEGSTVMTKYGPVKTDHILFIAAGAFHISKVTDLIPEIQGRFPIRVELENLTQDNFKEILTKPQNALIKQYQLLLETEGIKVTYTEEAINEIARIAYLINEQSENIGARRLHTILEKLHEDISFEAPDIEEKEIVIDVNYVREKLSDIIKEKDMSKYII
- the hslV gene encoding ATP-dependent protease subunit HslV; translated protein: MFRGTTIIAVKKGNKVAIAGDGQVTFGDKTIMKHTAKKVRKLYNNTVVVGFAGSVADAMTLSEKLEEKLEQFSGNLKRAAVELAMDWRNDKILRKLEAMLIAGNKDILLVISGNGEVIEPEDGIVAIGSGGSYAFAAGKALLKHSNLSIEEIVKESLLIASSICVYTNSNISVEVI
- the trmFO gene encoding methylenetetrahydrofolate--tRNA-(uracil(54)-C(5))-methyltransferase (FADH(2)-oxidizing) TrmFO, coding for MKNEVIVIGGGLAGCEASWQLANRGIKVKLFEMRPAKNTEAHHTDKLAELVCSNSLKSDSLENAVGLLKAEMRMLNSLIIEAADNNKVPAGGALAVDRERFSEEITNKICNHPNIELIRKEITEIPTDSFVIIATGPLTSKDLTDNISKLTKAEYLYFYDAAAPIVTYESINMKRAFKGSRYNKGEADYINCPMNKEEYERFYEELIKAEVHPLKNFEKQIVFEACMPIETMAKRGKETLLYGPLKPVGLENPITKEKYYAVVQLRQDNKEGTLYNIVGFQTNLKWGEQKRVFSLIPALENAEFVRYGVMHRNTYIDSPKVLKPTYQLKEYKNIMFAGQITGVEGYVESAASGLVAGINMSRILLDKEPIIFPKETALGSLSNYIADGSISDFQPMHINFGIMPELEHRVKNKKERNRLKSERSLKVLQKFIKENKILVD